From a single Aspergillus puulaauensis MK2 DNA, chromosome 2, nearly complete sequence genomic region:
- a CDS encoding uncharacterized protein (InterPro:IPR031353;~PFAM:PF17106;~TransMembrane:1 (o587-606i)), translating to MQTSFSAYPGKQNNNTGEGPQFNDTKFYGPVNIHYPQPQGHHGAPEGTVQMAYESLEKRFGNPLTATPHCLRRAAQALVRQKMASDAKEHAQLIATTLQGEVRRFLLLPAPGPDHFTQLGPAFGELEERQGLLLNSHQLHIILGKSVVRVLSNTQKRPPLHSTLVRVSFLGLCLSLHLLAGREDPLQSIQRVYDTGRRELDKGISRWLFIQFVYDVGQYLVEQLQYRDTAKLPSAGLRYSNGLSIDEMRHSMLSAARVSSPSDGCRRMALLLPGTMPSTESNPSKVPILPETLNSNVQPGYGYESEIGSILSAPQSVAVTIPTAPTTPPASRRDEIDSYPLSPTHVKYSMREPGKVLEDEGDWKDRSTKPAARALQLVPALVPDASVMKNEPFRISIDEKVRQILMAELLNPLRIPGTVCLTPAHTREGSYKIYYLRENAASSSKQCYRKQDPLFQIQCRNIISIKKLVLAEFTGQTKTLECNMCGKNHNDWIAAPDMDIKNSLRAWTKLLETEFESSRVPRSDFSRDGHRWRKWASETAELRVVNEPRDKDPPSNVEECERSMDLQARGLKSSGGGLYGLLSIAEIQFLCWYTLWMCLCMFMRFLSRWMVKIR from the coding sequence ATGCAGACGAGTTTCAGCGCTTACCCGGGGAAGCAGAACAACAACACAGGTGAGGGCCCCCAGTTCAATGATACCAAATTTTATGGGCCAGTAAACATCCATTATCCACAGCCACAAGGACACCATGGAGCCCCTGAAGGAACGGTCCAAATGGCATATGAGTCCCTGGAGAAAAGATTCGGGAACCCACTTACAGCTACGCCTCATTGTTTGCGTCGGGCCGCTCAGGCTCTTGTTCGTCAAAAAATGGCCTCTGACGCGAAAGAGCATGCGCAGTTGATCGCTACAACACTGCAAGGCGAGGTCCGCCGTTTTCTCCTACTGCCCGCCCCTGGTCCAGATCACTTTACTCAATTAGGGCCGGCGTTTGGGGAATTAGAAGAGCGGCAAGGCCTACTTCTAAATTCTCATCAACTACACATTATACTTGGGAAGAGCGTTGTTCGAGTGTTGTCTAATACACAGAAGAGGCCACCACTCCATTCCACGCTGGTACGTGTCAGCTTCTTGGGGCTCTGTCTGTCTTTACATTTGCTAGCAGGACGCGAGGACCCGCTACAATCCATCCAAAGGGTTTACGACACAGGCCGAAGAGAACTTGACAAGGGCATCAGCCGGTGGCTATTCATCCAATTCGTGTATGATGTTGGCCAGTATTTGGTTGAACAACTGCAGTACCGAGACACAGCAAAGCTTCCAAGCGCCGGACTGCGCTATTCCAACGGCCTTTCGATCGATGAAATGCGACACAGCATGCTAAGCGCTGCTCGCGTTTCCTCCCCCTCGGACGGATGTCGCAGAATGGCGCTACTACTACCGGGGACCATGCCGTCGACAGAAAGTAACCCAAGTAAGGTGCCTATCCTGCCAGAGACGCTCAATTCTAACGTTCAGCCTGGCTACGGATATGAATCCGAGATAGGGTCTATCCTCTCGGCTCCGCAGAGCGTCGCGGTCACTATACCCACAgctcccaccacccctccTGCTTCCCGTCGTGATGAAATCGATAGTTATCCTCTCTCCCCAACTCACGTAAAGTATTCCATGCGTGAACCGGGGAAAGTActcgaagatgaaggtgacTGGAAAGATCGATCCACGAAGCCTGCCGCGAGAGCCTTGCAATTGGTCCCAGCCTTGGTCCCAGACGCCTCAGTAATGAAGAACGAGCCCTTCAGAATATCGATCGACGAGAAAGTGCGGCAGATTCTCATGGCAGAACTTCTCAACCCTCTGAGAATCCCCGGTACTGTATGTCTCACGCCGGCACATACGAGAGAGGGCTCTTACAAGATATACTATCTTCGAGAGAATGCAGCCAGTAGCAGTAAGCAGTGCTACAGGAAGCAAGATCCCCTCTTCCAGATCCAATGCAGAAAcataattagtattaagaagCTGGTCTTGGCTGAATTTACAGGCCAGACGAAAACTCTTGAATGCAACATGTGCGGCAAGAACCACAACGATTGGATTGCCGCCCCGGATATGGACATCAAGAATAGTCTTCGGGCTTGGACAAAGCTCTTGGAGACGGAGTTTGAAAGCTCCCGAGTTCCCAGGAGTGATTTTTCACGGGACGGACAcagatggaggaaatgggccAGCGAAACGGCGGAACTGCGCGTGGTGAACGAACCACGGGATAAGGATCCACCATCGAACGTAGAGGAATGTGAGAGATCCATGGACCTGCAGGCTCGGGGTCTGAAATCAAGTGGTGGAGGACTGTATGGGTTGCTATCAATCGCGGAGATACAATTTCTCTGCTGGTATACTTTGTGGATGTGTTTGTGTATGTTTATGCGATTCCTTTCACGGTGGATGGTgaaaataagataa
- a CDS encoding uncharacterized protein (COG:S;~EggNog:ENOG410PQQW;~InterPro:IPR031352,IPR031353;~PFAM:PF17106,PF17107), with protein MDTVDAAGSNYSKIRHDSHLPESLHGAGQALQSVQSALGCVQGRVGVYGDSVGSCLQSLTACHAKAKLSEEIFIDVAQARTDRRVEAYGEAVRRKTGGRMIEQLAQGMVADLCILVSHSTAKGIMEGQMEQLRAEMERLSKMEPSISPTRPHNQFSSYGSGNQFNATGGTQNNNTGNGNQFSGATFTGPVSFGKNA; from the coding sequence ATGGACACTGTCGATGCCGCCGGAAGCAACTACAGCAAAATCAGACACGACAGCCACCTTCCTGAATCCCTCCATGGGGCCGGTCAGGCTCTGCAATCTGTCCAGAGCGCCCTCGGATGTGTCCAAGGTCGAGTAGGAGTATATGGAGACTCGGTTGGGAGCTGTCTTCAGTCACTGACAGCATGCCACGCCAAAGCAAAACTCTCTGAGGAGATTTTCATAGACGTTGCCCAAGCTCGCACCGATCGGAGGGTCGAGGCTTACGGGGAGGCTGTCAGAAGGAAAACTGGCGGGAGGATGATTGAGCAATTGGCCCAAGGGATGGTGGCTGATCTATGTATTCTGGTGAGCCACAGCACGGCCAAGGGAATCATGGAAGGGCAAATGGAACAGCTACGGGCAGAGATGGAAAGGCTGTCGAAGATGGAGCCCTCCATATCACCAACACGGCCGCATAACCAGTTCTCCAGCTATGGCTCGGGGAACCAATTCAATGCTACTGGGGGGACTCAGAACAACAATACAGGAAACGGCAACCAGTTCTCTGGGGCAACCTTCACTGGCCCGGTCAGTTTTGGCAAGAATGCATGA
- a CDS encoding uncharacterized protein (COG:M;~EggNog:ENOG410PF7T;~InterPro:IPR000845,IPR035994,IPR031353;~PFAM:PF01048,PF17106;~go_function: GO:0003824 - catalytic activity [Evidence IEA];~go_process: GO:0009116 - nucleoside metabolic process [Evidence IEA]) produces MAPDKLQHADYDTAWICALPLELAAAKTMLEQTHPSPPQAPSDQNSYTLGRISGHNVVLVCLPSGTYGTTSAATVLSQMLSTFSSIAYGLMVGIGGGVPAPGNDGSIDIRLGDVVVSTPSGLSGGVIQHDHGKALSDNFFENTGSFNRPPPVLLSAVSQMRSNHMVNGLEIQATIADKVARHEYMKEHFSRPDRDWLFNATYNHCKNATDCSACDQMQLVDRISRKSLEPRIHYGLIASGNQVIKDAQTRDLVAQGLGGGILCFEMEAAGLVNQLPCLVIRGISDYCDSHKQDDWQGYAALSAAAYAKVLLTLVPVGGGFDRPWMDSAEQEQAKHYEFNNSGSGPQFNVNGGAQSNNTGDGNQFLGSFHGPVSFGRPFVASSDF; encoded by the coding sequence ATGGCCCCCGACAAACTCCAACATGCCGACTATGACACTGCCTGGATCTGCGCACTgccgctggagctggcggccGCGAAGACTATGCTCGAGCAGACCCATCCATCTCCCCCGCAAGCGCCATCCGATCAAAACTCATACACACTCGGCAGAATAAGCGGCCATAATGTCGTTCTTGTCTGTCTACCATCCGGTACGTATGGAACAACATCTGCAGCCACTGTTCTCTCTCAGATGCTCTCGACATTCTCGTCCATAGCCTACGGTCTTATGGTCGGgatcggcggcggcgtacCGGCACCCGGCAACGACGGGAGCATCGACATTCGTCTCGGCGATGTTGTTGTCAGCACGCCGTCTGGGCTTTCAGGGGGTGTGATCCAGCATGACCATGGCAAAGCGCTCTCTGACAACTTCTTTGAGAATACCGGCTCGTTCAACCGGCCCCCGCCAGTGCTGTTAAGCGCCGTGTCCCAGATGCGCAGTAATCACATGGTCAATGGGCTGGAAATCCAAGCCACCATCGCAGATAAAGTAGCGAGACACGAGTATATGAAGGAGCATTTCTCGCGGCCGGACAGGGACTGGCTGTTCAACGCAACGTATAATCATTGCAAAAATGCCACGGATTGCTCGGCGTGTGACCAGATGCAGCTCGTGGATCGCATATCGCGGAAGTCTCTCGAGCCTCGCATTCACTATGGCTTGATTGCATCCGGGAATCAGGTTATCAAGGATGCACAAACACGGGACCTTGTTGCGCAGGGTCTAGGAGGGGGGATCCTGTgctttgagatggaggctgctggccTCGTGAACCAACTACCTTGTTTGGTGATCCGCGGTATATCCGACTACTGCGATTCCCACAAGCAGGATGATTGGCAAGGCTATGCAGCCTTGTCTGCAGCCGCCTATGCCAAAGTCCTTCTTACTCTTGTTCCTGTGGGTGGCGGATTCGATAGGCCCTGGATGGATTCggcggaacaggaacaggcaaAGCACTACGAGTTTAACAATTCTGGCTCTGGTCCACAATTCAACGTGAACGGGGGCGCGCAGAGTAATAATACCGGCGATGGGAATCAGTTCTTGGGCAGTTTTCATGGGCCGGTGTCGTTTGGCCGACCTTTTGTCGCATCTAGCGATTTCTAG